GATCCTGACCTCGGCGCGGAAGACGGGGAAAGCGCTCGTCGTGCACGAGGCGAACCGCACGGGCGGCGTGGGTGCGGAGATCGCGGCGTTGATCGCCGAGGAGGCCTTCGACTCGCTCGACGGACCGGTGATGCGGCTCGCGAGTGAGGACACGCCGGTGCCGCACAGCCCGGTCCTCGAGGCGGCGTTCCAGCCCACGATAGCCGAGATCGTCGAAGCGATCCGCAGTCTCGCGGCCTACTGAGCCAAGGAGGGCAGTTGCGGTGGAGACCGGCGAAGATGCGGTACGCAGAGCGGTGAATGGCTTTGCGGAAGCGTGGAACCGGCACGACATGGACGGACTCGGGGCTTTGTTTACGCCCGACGCGGATTTCGTGAACGTCACCGGCCGTTGGTGGAAAGGGCGGCAGGGAATCCAGACAAGTCATGCATTTACGCACGCCACAATTTCGCAGAGCAGCCCCGGCGTGGACGTTCCTGCGCACGCCTATGGCATCTTCAAAGTGAGCAACTTTCACTTCGACCGCATCGACGTGCGGTTGATTCGCCCGGATGTCGCGATTGCTCACGGTGCCTGGACAATGGTCGGTGACTCGCGCACCACCGAATCACGGTCTGGCACGATGACGTTCGTCGTCACGAGAGATCGCGACCGTTGGCTCATCAGAGCTGCCCAGAACACCGAAATCAATCGAACGGTCAAGACGTGATCATCAATTTCTAGAAGGTGCTCCCCGAGGTGACGCTGCCGTCGTCCCCCAGCGTGAGGGAGATCTGGTCGCTCGAGCCCAGGGGGGATACGGCCCCGGCGATCGTCAACACCACGCTGATCGCGGCTCCGGTGTTACCGTTGCCGTTACAGTTGCCGTTGCCCTGGCCGTTGCCGTTGCCATTGCCCTGGCCGTTGCCGTTACCATTGCCGTTGCCATTGCCCTGGCCGTTGCCGTTGTTGCAGCTGCCGTTGCCATTGCCGTTGCCCTGGCCGTTGCCATTATTTCCGGATCCTGAAGGCACTTGGAGGGTCGGCGCGGCCCAGTGTGATCCTCCCGGCATCGTGAAGCCGGTGTTCCCCAGGACGCCCGTGAACACCGTGTGTTCTTGATAGTAGGACCACTCAAGCGTCTTGAGCTCCTGCAGGATCTGATAGCCCTCGTCTTTGTAGGCGGCGCGGCGGTTGCCCAGATACCGGGGGAACGCCAGCGCGATGAGAATACTGAGGATGGCAAGGGCCGCCGCCAGCTCAACAAGAGTGAATCCACGCTCTCGGCGGTCTCCCGGACGGCCGATCCGCACGACGGTCTTCACTCTGTCCTGTTGCCGGCTTTCTGTGGACCGCGTGGAGGGTTGAGCAGTTGTACGATCGAGCATCACCATAAGCAATGCCCATTAAGTGAGGAGGACAGGCTTTGCTTGGCGCTCCGACTCCGCTGTCCGATACGAAAACTCATTCATTCGACGAGGGAGCGGCATATCGCCGGAGGTCGAGTGGAGGAATGCTGGAATGCTGGTGGCGCTCCCGCCCTCCCCGCTCCGAAATTTATGGTGAGGGTAGCCCCTGAGGCCCGGCGTCCCAGGAACTCTGTGCCCCCACCCTTCGCTTTCTCCTCCAGAGAACGGTGTGCTCCGGCCGGTCCGGATCCGCGGTCCGCGCCGTCCTCGATTCGCGCGTCGTTGC
This is a stretch of genomic DNA from bacterium. It encodes these proteins:
- a CDS encoding SgcJ/EcaC family oxidoreductase; its protein translation is METGEDAVRRAVNGFAEAWNRHDMDGLGALFTPDADFVNVTGRWWKGRQGIQTSHAFTHATISQSSPGVDVPAHAYGIFKVSNFHFDRIDVRLIRPDVAIAHGAWTMVGDSRTTESRSGTMTFVVTRDRDRWLIRAAQNTEINRTVKT
- a CDS encoding type II secretion system protein: MKTVVRIGRPGDRRERGFTLVELAAALAILSILIALAFPRYLGNRRAAYKDEGYQILQELKTLEWSYYQEHTVFTGVLGNTGFTMPGGSHWAAPTLQVPSGSGNNGNGQGNGNGNGSCNNGNGQGNGNGNGNGNGQGNGNGNGQGNGNCNGNGNTGAAISVVLTIAGAVSPLGSSDQISLTLGDDGSVTSGSTF